A window of the Dermacentor variabilis isolate Ectoservices unplaced genomic scaffold, ASM5094787v1 scaffold_12, whole genome shotgun sequence genome harbors these coding sequences:
- the LOC142566245 gene encoding uncharacterized protein LOC142566245 produces MTSARRPPYDHLKATLVQHTTETEQYRLQQLLTFEKSGHRKPSDFLRRMQALAADLPPSTDSALLRELFLQRLPPQVRMIPTASSFSTLESQAQLAAKIMDVGFHSVATDHCPPDSTSHGTAAGDIYARLLEAKDELTRKAARQTAEVAAIRTCRPRSSSRPRHPSYGHSERRSPPPVTLCWYHRHHGSRANQFHQTCSYAGNSWPEN; encoded by the coding sequence atgaccTCCGCCCGTCGACCGCCCTATGACCACCTTAAGGCGACGCTCGTCCAGCACACCACTGAAACTGAACAGTATCGATTACAGCAACTTCTTACATTCGAGAAGTCCGGACACCGCAAACCTAGCGACTTCTTGCGTCGCATGCAAGCCTTGGCTGCAGACCTGCCTCCTTCAACTGACAGCGCACTTCTCCGTGAACTTTTCCTGCAGCGCCTTCCACCGCAGGTGCGCATGATCCCGACCGCGTCTTCATTCTCGACGTTGGAATCTCAGGCCCAGTTGGCCGCCAAGATTATGGATGTCGGTTTTCACTCCGTGGCCACAGATCATTGCCCTCCTGACTCTACGTCCCACGGCACAGCCGCTGGCGACATCTATGCGCGTCTCCTCGAAGCTAAAGACGAGCTCACACGGAAAGCAGCCCGACAGACAGCCGAGGTCGCTGCCATCCGAACATGCCGACCGCGTTCTTCGTCACGACCTCGCCACCCCAGCTACGGTCACTCTGAACGGCGTTCTCCTCCTCCCGTCACACTTTGCTGGTACCACCGTCACCATGGTTCTCGCGCAAACCAGTTCCACCAGACATGCTCCTACGCGGGAAACAGTTGGCCCGAAAACTGA